The DNA sequence aaataaataagtttcattaagtttgactcagaaaatttggctgattttcaaaaatatgggtAAACACCTCTTAGAAGTtacagaattttaatgaaaatcacatcatcagatttagcgtatcaaagAGCCTTTGGTTGAGTTTTCAAGATCATAtctggaaaaatgtggaattgtatatttttttgccagaagaaagatcacggatgcgtgtttatttggtgttgtttattccccagggatgatcgtatcgacccagtggccatATAACGTTGGTAGAGTGtatattttaacggaaatgtaaagttatagtaccttttttaattaaaaacaattggagggcaactaggccccctcccgtgcCTTTTCCCCCAAGattgttcgatcaaaattttgagagctttttagttcagcatagttaaaaggctcAATGACCGTGTCTTTTGAGATAAAATGGCCCCCTATAGTCCATGgggaaatgtttttaaattataaaattagccGATTGTTAACGTATAGTATCTCTTACTGGGATACATTTTTCAGGCCGGGAGGAGAGGAGCAATTTCCTTCTGGGAGGTTTTATCACAGggagaaatttccatggagagggaagttttcagggttGAACTTTTCGGAGGAAATTTACTCTGGGTGAATTTGCAAGTATTCAAGTATTCAATTTGCAAGTATCTTGAAAAATAGTATGTGCGTAGTTTGGCATATTTGTGTATGgtcaacaaaaattactaccaaTAAGAGTTGGGCTAATGTCCCTTTCTCTTTTCCAgtactgtaaaagtctaaagcctgtTATGTCCTTCCCATTTTATTgagaactaataaataaaaaaaactagtttttttaaatgaaagtaaaacattaaaatttagcgacattaaaatttaaaacgaacagaaattgctccgcacatgaaaggggctgttcccttctcaacaccccgatctttacgctatagtttgaatctttctctcaattctactttattaaacagtaaaaactttagcgtaaagagcggggtgttgagaacggaacagcctctttcatatacgggataatttctgttcgttttaagtcttaatgtcgctccttactttcagttaaaaaacctagttctttttttatttaatttctgaacatttttgaattaatgtttgattttggctctccgcacataaatcatagaaatgaaattttgcgtattaattctttttttgtgtcaaTGGATgtctcttagtttttatcagacgattttgataagaaaaaggggtgggggaggacccctagttgccctccaattttcagtttcttaaaaaggcaactagaacttaatttttagcgaacatatttaattagtaaaaagtttacgtaacttgagaattaacttacgtaacaagcttctatattattatatttttattatgtataggaGGGGCtatgtccccttgttaatatctcgctcttgacacttcaattaaattttaatttaaaatttagcttaaatttCACTCttcaagcttaaattttgtcctaattctttaagaatgatccctgaatcagaaaggccgaagaataaatggttgaagctgctaaaaatacttaggcgtaaagagcgaggtatttaggagaaaaattcctcatatgcgtaataatctctgatcgttttaagttttaatgctgctctttactttcagttgaaaaactgtttcatatttattttttcattttttttttaataatgctaagaaatcctgcgcccccttcattgaatttctcttcccccatgacgtattcctccaaggaaaggtcctcccatatagccctctcccctcaacccccccccccaaccaaaaaaaccctgaaaacgtccgtacacttcacatttaaccattactgtatgtacacattggtcaaagttttctgttttacaAAACATCaacgacaaataaaaataaaatctctatAATAATCAGCATAACTGGgagaaactattaaaaataatgaacatTAATTCCGGGAAGCTCAGtgatttcagtttttatttcagtgtaatttttattttaaatgctgtaaatataaaaaactctTGAAACATATTTCGTCTTCAGTAAAATACAAATGACACAACGGGCTTTTGACTTTTACGCTCaatgtttttgatttatatcTTCGATACCCGAAGTATGACTTATAAGAACCTAACAATATGAACTTgtttttggacaatttttgTACGTATCATACGTGAGCTTTTAGGTGCCTTATAGCACTTGACGATTGTTTTACGAATTCAAATTTACAGAGATTAGGTCCTATTGGTAAGCTGTGAGATATATGTAAGGAGATTTTAGTAAGCCATTGAAAGAGAAGCAGTTTTAGCCCCCTTTTCTTAGGTGGATTTGACATCCAAGTAATTTCCAGTAATGGTTTACTCTTTTAACTTTGGATCCCCTTTAAAAGAATTGTGAATATAGTTTTCGACACaatcaaatatctttctttttagtttcactTATAAGTTCTCTTTCGATGATgggtaaaaaaatgaagaaaagaggcTCTCGTGGCAAAAAGTTCATtaacaaatacaaagaaatacaagaaaaaataaaggttcaAAGAAGTAACCAGGAGTATTCGAGAGAATATGAGTACGAAAGGTTAAGTACTATTTGCAAATCCACGGAAGAAGGTGGACAACAGGGAAATGAAATCAACGATGATGGTTTCCAAACGCACTTTGAAGCAAAGGTGTTAGAAAAGATTGATATcgaagggaattttgaaaatgataagcTGGGCATGAAGTTCAAAGAGTGCATGGAAATTAAGGAGTGCAAGGATATGGAAAAGGTTGACCTCCAAGAGAGTATGCTGGAATATTTTGAgctggaagaagaaaatgagttCCAGGTTAATGACATCTATAATGAAAACGATGATAAAATGACCCCACAACaagtacaaaattttcaaaaggatcGACCAAGTGTTATTCAGAAGGTTGACCTCCAAGAGAGTATGCTGGAATATTTTGAgctggaagaagaaaatgagttCCAGGTTAATGACATCTATAATGAAAACGATGATAAAATGACCCCACAACaagtacaaaattttcaaaaggatcGACCAAGTGTTATTCAGGAAACACGTGGCGCATCACTTTGTAATCCAGTGGATCTAAATGTTTACGAAACCAAGAAATCGGCACTTTCATCTACTGAGGCTGCCATAATCTTGAAGACCGCTCACGAAACTGGTATATCATGGTTTAAACTGTGCAAAAACACTGTTTCGTCCTATCCTGCTGCaggtagtatttttttagtatattcagATAGTATTGAACGCATACAAGACTACAAGGCCGATGGTTACCGTTATAGCAGTACTAGTGGGGGACAGTCGGTAACTGTACCCTCTGTTCATCCAAACTTCAGAAAGAGAGTTAATCAACGGCTGATTGAAGGCAAGACGGTCGATTTGAAGAGATATATCTTTCGATATGAGCCATGTGTATTCACCTGTCCATTTGAGCACTGCCTATATACGGTTATTCATTATGTTGGTACTTGTGACATAAAATCAATTTGTGACCCCCATGGAaaccataaaaagaaagaaggagtAAAAACCACCCCTTTTGTGCCTTCTGAGAAATCTGTATTAATAAGAGCAAAAACTATAGCAAAGACCACAATATTGACGCCCCGAGAACATTTTCATGGGGAGTTTAGTAAGACAGTGAATGAGCTGCAGACAAATGTTCCAAGAAGCCAGAGGCAGGTAAACGACACCTTTTCTTTGGCCAGAAAAAGCATGATATCCAAAGACACATGTAACATGATTCGATATCTTATGatagaaactgattttgttgtgACAGAAAAATTTTTTGGGCAAGGAGAAGCAGCTGTCACCTGTGTATCAGAGTTTGCAATCTTAGAAGTTATATATTTCGTAAAACACGGTATTCCCATAGTGTTCTATTATGATACAAAATATAACATTGGAAATTACTGGGTTTCAGCACTGACATTCCGACATCCTGACTTCGACCATAAAGGAACAATACCTATCATTCCAATTGCATTTTTACTTCACACAAATAGATCAGCTGATTCGCACGAAGAGCTgtttatggttcttatgaagAAAGCACCAAGCATCAATTCACCCCGAAATGCTTTTGTGAGTGATAGAGAAAAGGGTATAGAGGTTgcgagaaataaaatatttcctctTATTCAACCTGCTCATTGCTGGCTACACTTCCGGATCAATGCTAAATATGCACTTCAAAAAATGGGTGCACCTAAAGGAGACATCAAGGTAGTTCAAGACGATATTCTTCAGTTGCTAAGATCAAAAAATATAGATGAGTACAACCAGATAAGAACTGAAAGGCTCGTGAAATGGTCCATCCCTGCACTTAAGTATTTTCAAGTTAATTTGGAACCTGATATGTTGAAGTATGACTGTGCCTTCATCGTTTCCCAAATCCCTGATTTTAATCCAGTCTCTGGGATAACCAACAATACCGCAGAGTCATTCAACGCTGTGATGAAAAGAGTTATACAACAACAGCGAGACGTACCAATGGACAGATGTATCTTGGGCCTCCTTTGTTTAGACGATGAATATTATACACACATATCTCGTGGATACAAGGGAATAGGAGATTATAGACTCCTTGAGAAGGCGCATAAGGAATATATAGTTCATATAAAGAAGGAGGAAGATCCAGTTGAATCCAGGAAGGAAATGTTTCTGCGTATGGTCCAAGAAGTAGATGGATCAGATTccttttgcgaaaaaaattcGACAAAAGAAGACCACCAGCTAAGTGGTATAGTTGACATAGCAGAAGCACTATGGAGAAAGGGACATGTTACATTTTGCAACGAAAATCAAGTGTATCTTGTTTCAAATCTGACTAGAAAGAAGGTTAATGTTGTGACACCACGCACAGAAACAATCACTGTTAGAGGAAATAAAATTGTTACAAAGGGTACTAAGAGGAAGAGCTTGGTTTACTGCTTAGAGTTTTCTTGCTAGTTCTGGTTGTGGGCCTTCCCTTGtgcttttgatttggatgttttgCTATGTAATgtgtattttatgaaaattaaccacagaaacaacccaaaaaaagaCAGTTTTATTGCTTAGAGTTTACTGCTTAGAGTTTTCTTGCTAATTCTGGTTGTGGGCCTTCCCTTGttcttttgatttggatgttttgCTATGTAATgtgtattttgtgaaaattaaccacagaaacaacccaaaaaagttgacgaaacttatttcttttacaCAATTCAAAAGGAATGCCTAGGCTGAATTTCAAAGGccaattattcttatttttattgcttaCAGTTTGATTACAGTTTTATTGCTTAGAGTTTACTGCTTAGAGTTTTTTTGCTAGTTCTGGTGGTGGGCCTTCCCTTGtgcttttgatttggatgttttgCTATGTAATGTGTATTTTGTTAATAACACGTATATACttagcaaaacaaatgaaatcaaaagtacTTTCAGCGTCGCCTCAACGTGGCGGGGAAGTGATAACAGGGTGATGTTCAATATGAATTTTATGCTAAGAAAATAATCAAAGTAAGAATTAATTTCTTAGATAATTATTATCGaccaaagctctttttttctatactAATTGCAAATGGGTTTCCACTAGTTAcgaattttgtacttttattgATATCGAACTCCACTCTGGCTAAGCACGCTGAATCTGTTATATGAATAATATACCTTGTTTTTTCACAGCACAGTAGAGGTAATATATAGTAGCAAAAAGTTCTATTctccattaaagatttttgacaCACATCGAAAACCACACACACTTCATAAACCTGAATTTGTGCATGTGCAACGACATAGGTTTCCGATAGAAAACCAAGTAGCAAATTAAAGCATGGCTCTGACGTGTTGGAAAACTTCCCAAATTTCGTCCTGTGAAATGTGTGTAATGTTTAGAGAAACATTTTACAACTGTATTTTACCTATACTGCGATCCACATGTTCAAGGATAAGATCATGCATACAAATCAGATATGTTGTTGTAGATCCCCATGACATACTGCTGAACTGCTTTGGATGAATTAGTGgttcaattttaactttaaactaTTAGCAACCACACTCGGAGCAGTGGGATAACCCCTTGCAAAAATTGCATAATAAGCAATAAACTTGCAGCAGCAAAAGTTGTTTGttctttctcaaacacaataaaaataccacactcggagtagtcggataaccccttggtcgagctgccttagACGAGGTTGGTCGAGTGGCACTAATTGGCAAACGAcgagtcttttctgctctaagcagaaattgtttgcacccataagactttctcaaacacaataaaaataccacactcggagcagtcggataaccccttggtcgagctgcaacCGACCCGAGCGCCATAAATATTGTCTAGCCAACAGGTTCATCTGACAGATTGACCAAACccacaaatgaaatttatgaATATGCAGTTGCCGGTAAATTTTAGCCCATTTCTAACtaaaacaaatgaactgacatcatttttatacaatcctagtaAGGGCTCATGTTAGATTTGCCCCTCACTTTATCGGACTATTtgtcttagctttttcttcaattagccatggctagATGCCCACACCTACTTGATTAtaattcattaatattatttcaagaaGGGTTCAAGGGACCGCTAGGCCAAAACCGCAACTGACACAAGAGCATAATACATtgatttattccaaatttaCTGTTTGAACGAGAAAGACATACCATTACCAGACACTTTAGAACTCGATTAATGTAGCATACCTTCTTACACTAATCTCAGTGCCATGTTTTATTTTGCCATGCTTGCTTGTTTCAATTATCatagaatatttcaaaagtaaaatttataatttctatagGAGGAAACTACGAAATCTCAGGCTTAATACTTAATAGTATTATTTTATcgtatcaaaaaattataaggtatctcatcttttttatttttcatgaaaatgtggCTGTTTGAGAAAAAGAATCTGTTTTGGATTGAGAGATGTcaaatttgaagcaaaatttagCTAGTCAAGAGTCAAAATGTTAAGATGTGCTCAAAAAATGGCCTTTCAAATGGAGTTTCTAAAGTGCTCTACTTTGCGGAAGTGTAAGtccatgtttatttataatttaaaaccgATTTTCGGAGAAGTAAGGTatattgtgcaaaaaaataattttggtcTTTCTTTTTGCACGGAATGTATGTAAGCCGTCTCCTAATCTTATAGGATCACCTTGTCCGATTTggtcactcctggaaaaaaaaaacaacaaacacaagaaacacatacgtgattttgtttgtggtaaaaattttaaattccgcattttggtatataggaccttgaaacttgaaaatagGGTTATTTGAtgtgctgaatatgatggtgtgatttccatttagATCACCTGTTTTGGTTGCTTTCCCTCTTTCAGACATAGGTCATATTTTcactggctcgtaacttttaatgggtaccattaagcttaatgagctgtatatttttgaaatctactTGAATGTTCGATTCTTTTCTAGTATGTactattatcaaatcttggtgtTTTAGGGTTTCGATTACTCTTAAGCCGGATCACCCCGTACTTACAGCTtcttgccacgaactgttttatgcAATGGAGAATGctagtatttttcaatattattcgcattttactttttattttaagggcTAAAAAATGCTTAGTTTGTGTTTAATACTAATACTGTTCTAGTGTTTCGAATTATATGACACTTATTGATTCTTATTCTATGACCATTCAATTTTGATTTACATTATACCTAACTCTCTGTTAAATGGTCATCATGTGTAGTTTTGCTTCAGATTAAAAATCAACATTTGccttaataaatgaattttcgtTTTATCTTTGCGACATGAAATTTTCACGGGTATGTACCGACAgtattttttatcatgaaatACAGACACGTtccgaaacaaaaaatagaaattcatAAAACACTTGAAACCCGAGTCTACAAAAgctgttaaaaagaaaaaaaatactagaagaATTCGGTTGCACACACGAAGAGACAAAGTCAAGTAGTTTTTTCCTAGAGTCAAATTCAAATCAGAATCTGATCGTTACAATGTTCTAACTTTTAAaccaattaatgaaaataactgcCTAGCTTTCTGCTGAGAAGTTAGTGGTGAACGTTGCCATCAGATAGGCCACGTCCTCTTTTTGTAGCactgacaatatatatatatatatatatatatatatatatatatatatatatatatatatatatatactactgcTTGGTACCACTCCTAAAAGGGTGCTTTAGCTAAAAATTAGAAGGCAAGACATGTCACAGAACCCAGGGGATAAAGTTATTTACTAACGGTTAAGAAACGTGTATATgttatgttcaaaaaaatttgactttaagAAATGTATACCAACTTTATAATATTGCTGTTATGAAAGGAGCCGTTCATAAGCTCTACTTTCTTACCACACACACTTCATAAACCTGAATTTGTGCATGTGCAACGACATAGGTTTCCGATAGAAAACCAAGTAGCAAATTAGAGCATGGCTCTGACGTGTTGGAAAACTTCCTAAATTTCGTCCTGTGAAATGTGTGTAATGTTCAGAGAAACATTTTACAACTGTATTTTACCTATACTGTGAACCACATGTTCGAGGATAAGATCATGCATACAAATCAGGCATGTTGTTGTAGATCCCCATGACATACTGCTGAATTGCTTTGGATGAATTAGTGgttcaattttaactttaaactaTTAGCAACCTCACTCGGAGCAGAAATTGCATAATAAGCAATAAACTTGCAgcagcaaaaattgtttgcacccacaaaactttctcaaacacaataaaaataccacacttggagcagtcggataactccttggttgagctgccttcgattacgttggtcgatagcgctaatgggccaaggaagtcttttctgctctaagcacaaattgtttgcacccacaaaactttctcaaacacaataaaaataccacacttggagcagtcggataactacttggtcgagctgccttcgattacgttggtcgatagcgctaatgggccaaggaagtcttttctgctctatgcacaaattgtttgcacccacaaaactttctcaaacacaataaaaataccacacttggagcagtcggataactccttggtcgagctgccttcgattacgttggtcgatagcgctaatgggccaaggaagttgttttctgctctatgcacaaattgtttgcacccacaaaactttctcaaacacaataaaaataccacacttggagcagtcggataactccttggtcgagctgccttcgattacgttggtcgatagtgctaatgggccaaggaagttgttttctgctctatgcacaaattgtttgcacccacaaaactttgtcaaacacaataaaaataccacacttggagcagtcggataactccttggtcgagctgccttcgattacgttggtcgatagcgctaatgggccaaggaagtcttttctgctctatgcacaaattgtttgcacccacaaaactttgtcaaacacaataaaaataccacacttggagcagtcggataactccttggtcgagctgccttcgattacgttggtcgatagcgctaatgggccaaggaagttgttttctgctctatgcacaaattgtttgcacccacaatactttgtcaaacacaataaaaataccacacttggagcagtcggataactccttggtcgagctgccttcgattacgttggtcgatagcgctaatgggccaaggaagttgttttctgctctatgcacaaattgtttgcacccacaaaactttgtcaaacacaataaaaataccacacttggagcagtcggataactccttggtcgagctgccttcgattacgttggtcgatagcgctaatgggccaaggaagtgttttctgctctatgcacaaattgtttgcacccacaagacTTGCCCACACCTACTTGATTATAattcaataatattatttcaagaaGGGTTCAAGGAACCGCTAGGCCAAAACCGCAACTGACACAAGAGCATAATACATtgatttattccaaatttaTTGTTTGAACGAGAAAGACAGACCATTACCAGACACTTTAGAACTGGATTAATGTAGCACACCTTCTTACACTAATCTCAGTGCcatgttttattttgctatGCTTGCTTGTTTCAATCATCATAGAATATTTATCatagaataaaagtaaatttataatttctatagGAGGAAACTACGAAATCACAGGCTTAAtacttaataatattattttattgtatcaaaaatatataaggaaactcatctttttcattttccatgAAAATGTGGCTGTTTGAGAAAAAGAATCTGTTTTGGATTGAGAGATGTcaaatttgaagcaaaatttagctagtcaagagtcaaaatgttgagatgtgCTCAAAAATGGCCTTTCAAATAGTTTCTAAAGTACTCTTCTTTGCGCAAGGGTAAGTCCatgtttatttataacttaaaaccgcATTGCGGAGAAGTAAGGTATATtgtgcaaaaaataatttagttctttctttttgcaCCGAATGTATGTAAGCCGTCTCCCATTCTTATAGGATCACCTTGTCCGATTTggtcactcctggaaaaaaaacaacaaacacaaaaaacatacgtgattttgtttgtggtaaaaatttttaattccgcATTTTGGCatataggatcttgaaacttgaaaatagGGTTATTTGAtgtgctgaatatgatggtgtgatttccatttagATAACCTGTTTTGGTTGCTTTTCCTCTTTCAGACATAGGTCATATTTTcactggctcgtaacttttaatgggtaccattaagcttaatgagctctatatttttgaaatcaactTGAATGTTCGATTCTTTTGTAGTATGTACTATTATcaaatatttgtgttttagGGTTTCGATTACTCTTGATCCGGGTCACCCGGTACTTACAGcttgttgccacgaactgtttgatgcaatGGAGAATGctagtatttttcaatattatacgcattttactttttaatttcaggGCTAAAAAATGATTAGTTTGTGTTTAATACTAATACTGTTCTAGTGTTTCGAATTATATGAAACTTATTGATTCGTATTCTATGACCATTCAATTTTGATTGACATTATACCTAACTGTCTGTTAAATGGTCATCATGTGTTGTTTTGCTTCAGATTAAAAATCACCATTTGccttaataaatgaattttcgtTTTATCTTTGCGACATGAAATTTTCACGGGTATGTACCGACAgtattttttatcatgaaatACAGACAAGTTCCGaaacaaaaaatggaaattcaTAAAACACTTGAAACCCGAGTCTACAaaagctgttaaaaaaaaaaaaaaaaaaaaaaaaaaacaacaagaatttGGTTGCACACACGAAGGGACAAAGTCAAGGAGTTTTTTCCTAGAGGCAAATTCAAATCAGAATCTGATCCTTACCATGTTCTAACTTTTAAaccaattaatgaaaataactgcCTAGCTTTCTGCTGAGAAGTTAGAGGTGAACGTTGCCATCAGATAGGCCACGTTCTCTTTTTGTAGCATTGacaaatatatctatatatataaaaataagttgtctgtgtgtggatctgtggatcaggtgacgtcatgtttgtccgcatatgacgtctgaattatttcacactaatacaaaagaagaaaaaaactaaaaaaggtaaaaactacaaaaaaaactaaaaagaaaaaaaaactaaaaaagctaaaaaactaaaaaaaactaaaaaaaggtaaaaatctaataactaaaaaaaaactgaaaaaaatgaaaaaaggcaaaaactacaaaacaaaataaaaactaataaaaaaactaaaaaagctaaaaaactaaaaaaactaaaaaaactaaaaaaaggtaaaaaactaaaaaaactaaaaactaaaaaagaaaaaaactaaaaaaaaggaaaaaactgaaaaataaaagagaaaaagaaaactaaaaaaatatgaataaatatatataaaaataagttgtttgtgggttatgtctgtctgtctgtctgtcgagtgacgtcgtgtttgtccgcatatgacgtctgaattatttcacactaatacaaaagaagaaaaaaaactaaaaaaggtaaaaactacaaaaaaaactaaaaagaaaaaaaactaaaaaagctaaaaaactaaaaaaaaactaaaaaaaggtaaaaaactaaaaactaaaaaaaactgaaaaaactaagaaaaggcaaaaactaaaaaaaaaactataaactaataaaaaaactaaaaaagctaaaaaactaaaaaactaaaaaaactaaaaaaaggtaaaaacaaaaaaaaactaaaaactaaaaaagaaaaaactaaaaaaaaggaaaaaactgaaaaatatgagaaaaagaaaactaaaaaaatattaataaatataaaaaatataaatataaatataatataaattagcaatcaacaaagcaccgag is a window from the Artemia franciscana chromosome 17, ASM3288406v1, whole genome shotgun sequence genome containing:
- the LOC136037605 gene encoding uncharacterized protein LOC136037605, which encodes MKKRGSRGKKFINKYKEIQEKIKVQRSNQEYSREYEYERLSTICKSTEEGGQQGNEINDDGFQTHFEAKVLEKIDIEGNFENDKLGMKFKECMEIKECKDMEKVDLQESMLEYFELEEENEFQVNDIYNENDDKMTPQQVQNFQKDRPSVIQKVDLQESMLEYFELEEENEFQVNDIYNENDDKMTPQQVQNFQKDRPSVIQETRGASLCNPVDLNVYETKKSALSSTEAAIILKTAHETGISWFKLCKNTVSSYPAAGSIFLVYSDSIERIQDYKADGYRYSSTSGGQSVTVPSVHPNFRKRVNQRLIEGKTVDLKRYIFRYEPCVFTCPFEHCLYTVIHYVGTCDIKSICDPHGNHKKKEGVKTTPFVPSEKSVLIRAKTIAKTTILTPREHFHGEFSKTVNELQTNVPRSQRQVNDTFSLARKSMISKDTCNMIRYLMIETDFVVTEKFFGQGEAAVTCVSEFAILEVIYFVKHGIPIVFYYDTKYNIGNYWVSALTFRHPDFDHKGTIPIIPIAFLLHTNRSADSHEELFMVLMKKAPSINSPRNAFVSDREKGIEVARNKIFPLIQPAHCWLHFRINAKYALQKMGAPKGDIKVVQDDILQLLRSKNIDEYNQIRTERLVKWSIPALKYFQVNLEPDMLKYDCAFIVSQIPDFNPVSGITNNTAESFNAVMKRVIQQQRDVPMDRCILGLLCLDDEYYTHISRGYKGIGDYRLLEKAHKEYIVHIKKEEDPVESRKEMFLRMVQEVDGSDSFCEKNSTKEDHQLSGIVDIAEALWRKGHVTFCNENQVYLVSNLTRKKVNVVTPRTETITVRGNKIVTKGTKRKSLVYCLEFSC